A part of Miscanthus floridulus cultivar M001 chromosome 6, ASM1932011v1, whole genome shotgun sequence genomic DNA contains:
- the LOC136461610 gene encoding protein ANTAGONIST OF LIKE HETEROCHROMATIN PROTEIN 1-like, whose translation MSTSYTEAQFGSLFDLPAGDDLTSWFTHLCGEEQPAFQAPVAMADPRKRSAEYGLLEGEASGVKRQRSPTTSSRENSAGSNDGDHEHTSAGGAAGAGRGGGRRLWVKERDHEWWDRMSSPACPEDEFRRAFRMSRATFEAVCEELGAAVAKEDTMLRAAIPVRQRVAVCIWRLATGEPLRLVSKRFGLGISTCHKLVLEVCAAIKAVLMPKAVQWPEAPDAAAGVSASFEATSGIPGVVGAMYTTHIPIIAPKANVAAYYNRRHTERNQKTSYSITVQGVVDAGGAFTDVCIGWPGSMSDADVLDRSALYAQRGAAGLLQGQWVVGGAGYPLMDWLLVPYTHHNMTWAQHVFNERVDGVRAVARDAFQRLKSRWGCLQKRTEVKLQDLPVVLGACCVLHNICERAGDAVDPDIAFQLFDDDMVADNPVRSTAAVAARDNIAHNLLHRNSSAAGGPGFHFK comes from the coding sequence ATGAGCACCTCGTACACCGAGGCGCAGTTCGGCTCCTTGTTTGACCTGCCCGCCGGAGACGACCTCACGTCCTGGTTCACGCACCTGTGCGGCGAGGAGCAGCCGGCGTTCCAGGCGCCGGTAGCTATGGCGGACCCCAGGAAGAGGAGCGCCGAGTACGGGCTCCTCGAAGGCGAGGCGTCCGGGGTCAAGAGGCAGCGCTCCCCGACCACCAGCTCCCGGGAGAACAGCGCCGGAAGCAATGACGGCGACCACGAGCACACGTCCGCCGGTGGCGCCGCCGGCGCGGGCAGGGGCGGCGGCCGCCGGCTCTGGGTCAAGGAGCGCGACCACGAGTGGTGGGACCGGATGAGCAGCCCGGCGTGCCCCGAGGACGAGTTCCGCCGCGCCTTCCGCATGTCCCGGGCCACCTTCGAGGCCGTCTGCGAGGAGCTGGGCGCCGCCGTCGCCAAGGAGGACACCATGCTGCGCGCCGCCATCCCCGTCCGCCAGCGCGTCGCCGTCTGCATCTGGCGCCTCGCCACCGGGGAGCCGCTCCGCCTCGTGTCCAAGCGCTTCGGCCTCGGCATCTCCACCTGCCACAAGCTGGTCCTCGAGGTCTGCGCCGCCATCAAGGCCGTGCTCATGCCCAAGGCCGTGCAGTGGCCCGAGGCGCCCGACGCCGCCGCGGGGGTGTCCGCCAGCTTCGAGGCCACGTCGGGGATCCCGGGCGTCGTGGGCGCCATGTACACCACCCACATCCCCATCATCGCGCCCAAGGCCAACGTCGCCGCCTACTACAACCGCCGGCACACCGAGAGGAATCAGAAGACCTCTTATTCCATCACGGTGCAGGGCGTGGTTGACGCGGGCGGAGCCTTCACGGACGTCTGCATCGGCTGGCCGGGCTCCATGTCCGACGCCGACGTGCTCGACCGCTCCGCTCTCTACGCGCAGCGCGGCGCCGCGGGCCTGCTGCAGGGCCAGTGGGTGGTGGGCGGCGCCGGGTACCCGCTCATGGACTGGCTGCTGGTGCCCTACACGCACCACAACATGACGTGGGCGCAGCACGTGTTCAACGAGCGGGTGGACGGCGTGCGCGCCGTCGCCAGGGACGCCTTCCAGCGCCTCAAGTCCCGCTGGGGCTGCCTCCAGAAGCGCACCGAGGTGAAGCTGCAGGACCTCCCCGTCGTGCTCGGCGCCTGCTGCGTCCTCCACAACATCTGCGAGCGCGCCGGCGACGCCGTCGACCCCGACATCGCGTTCCAGCTCTTCGACGACGACATGGTCGCCGACAACCCCGTGCGCTCCACGGCGGCCGTCGCCGCGCGCGACAACATTGCCCACAACCTCCTCCACCGCAACAGCAGCGCCGCCGGCGGCCCTGGATTCCACTTCAAATGA